The Polynucleobacter sp. MWH-UH2A DNA segment GCCAGCGCGGATGGCTTGCAGTAAACCAGGAACCCCTAAAGTCGAGTCAGAGCGTAATTCAAGGGGATCCAAAAATGCGTCATCTAAGCGTTTTAGGAGAATATCAACCGGTTCCAAGCCACGGACTGTTTTTAAGTAAACGCGTTGATCTCGAATGGTAAGGTCTCCACCCTCAACTAAGGTTAATCCAAGGTAACGAGCAAGGTAAGCATGCTCAAAATAGGTTTCGTTGTATGGGCCTGGAGTTAGAAGGGCAATATGGGCATTCGATCCCGCAGGACTTTCTAGCTTTAATGCATCAATTAAATCGCGATAGGCATTCGCTAAATGGGCAACGTTCATTTGCTCATAAGCCTTGGGGAACTGACGAGAAATTAAGTTTCTGTTTTCTAGTAAGTAGCCCAGTCCAGAGGGAGCTTGGGTGCGCTGTGACAAAACAGACCATTTACCATCTGGAGATCTTGCTAAATCAAAGGCAATGATATGCAGATACTTACGGCCATGAAAGTTTGCTCCATACATTGACCTCAGATATCCTGGGTGACCATGAATAAGTGCCGGAGGAATGAATCCTTCCTTAAGCAAAGTTTGCGGCCCATAAATATCTTGCATGATGCCCTCAAGGAGTTTTGCTCTTTGCAAAACTCCTGCCTGAATCTCTTGCCATGAATCAGGATTAATAATTAAGGGGAATAGATCTACCGACCATGGGCGCTGCGGACCAAATTCATCGGCATAGACGTTATAGGTAATGCCGTTATCACGAACTTGGCGATTGAGCTCAAGCGTTCGTTGGTCTAAATCAGACAGCCCAGATGGCCCAAGCTGCTCAAAAAACGTTTTCCAGTGTGGCAATAGATCCTGAGAGTGACCTCGGAGTTCGTCAAAATGACCGGCTTTTGCATGTGGGGCTAAACGAGCTATCTCATCCGCCAAAGGGAGGGTGTCTACAGAAATCGGAGGATTTGCTTGAGAAGGATCCACAAGCTATTGTCTCATCGACGCATATCAAGGGTAAATGGGAACTCTTTGCTGGCACTAATTTCAATATTGGACTGCACTCCCTCTATCGGTCCAGGCGTATGACCCATGCGGAAGAAGCGAGCAAGACGACGGCTTTCTGCCTCATAAGCATTCACAGGGAAGGTGTCGTAATTTCGACCGCCGGGATGGGCAACATGGTACTGGCAGCCACCCACAGAACGCTTCATCCAAGTATCAACAACATCCAAGGTGAGAGGTGCATGAACGCCAATGCTGGGGTGTAGGCTTGATGGGGGATTCCAGGCCTTGTACCTTACTCCCGCAACGTACTCTCCAGCTGTGCCAGTCGGTTGTAGCGGCAATGGTTTTCCGTTGCAGGTAATGGTGTAGCGGCTTTGATTGAGTCCTGTCACGCGCACCTCTATACGTTCAATAGAAGAATCAACATATCGTGCGGTCCCGCCACCCGTACTTTCCTCGCCCATCACATGCCATGGCTCAAGACCATTTCTAATGGTGATTTCAGTACCCATGGTTTGGATTTGACCAATGAGTGGGAAGCGGAACTCGAGGTGTGGTGCAAACCATTCAGGCTTAAAGTCATAGCCATGGCGTTGCATCTCTTCAATGACGTCATCAAAGTCCATCTTGATAAATGTTGGTAGCAGGCAGCGGTCATGAAGTTCGGTGCCCCAGCGTGTTGCTGGTGCTAAATAGGGCTCATCCCAGAAACGGGCGATCAGTGCGCGAATCAGTAGCTGCTGAACGATACTCATGCGCGCATGAGGCGGCATCTCGAAAGCGCGTAATTCAAGTAGTCCTAACCGACCAGTTTGGCTATCGGGTGAATACATCTTATCGATACAAAATTCGCTACGGTGGGTATTGCCTGTCACATCGATCAATATATTACGCAGGGTTCGGTCAACCAGCCAGGGTGGCATGCTTGCGCCATACTTCTTACGATTTTCATGAATCTCTTTAAGAGCAATTTCTAATTCATAAAGCTGATCATTACGCGCTTCGTCGACTCGCGGTGCTTGACTCGTTGGGCCAATAAACATGCCGCTAAATAAATAACTCAGGCTCGGATGATTGTGCCAATACAAAATCAAACTTGCCAAGAGCTCGGGTTTGCGTAAGAAAGGGCTATCCACTGGTGTGGCACCACCCATCACAAAGTGATTGCCACCACCTGTACCAGTATGACGGCCATCTGTCATAAATTTCTCAGCAGAAAGTCGTGACTCGAAAGCGGCTTGATAGAGAAACTCAGTATGCTCAACCAACTCATTCCAGTTATGAGCTGGATGAATGTTGACTTCGATGACACCAGGATCAGGAGTAACTTGCAATATTTTTAATCTTGGATCAAGTGGAGGTGGATACCCCTCAATCACTATTTGAAACTGCAATTGATCGGCCGTAGCTTCGACAGCTTCTAGTAGATTTAGATAGTCCTCTAGTCTGGCTAGCGGCGGCATGAACACATAGAGAGCGCCATTTTTGCCCCCATGTTTATTCTCGGCATCGGGGCCATTAGCGCGCATTGGATCACGAGTCTCAACACATAACGCTGTCCTGGTGATCCAGGCAGCAGACTCTTGGCGAAGTGGACTGCGGCTTTCTTGAGATTGGCTCCAGATAGAATTACCAGAGCCACTAGAAGGGCCCAAGGATTTTTTGATTAATGTTTGATGCTGCTGAACTACTGGAGCGCTTGTTCGCAATGGTGGCCTAGGCGCAAACGGATCTTGCTCAATCATGTAAGGGTAATCCGCTTTACTGGTCCAGGGCAGCGAGTCCAAAGGTAAGCGGTAGCCCATCGGAGAATCTCCGGGTAAAAGATATAGGCGATCTTCGCGATAAAACCAGGGACCAGTTTTCCAATGGGTGTCGAAGTAGTTCTGAGCTTGACCTGCTTCAATCGGCAATACATAACCAATTACGGAATCTAATTTTTGAGTAAAGACGCGTTTTAAGCGGGTGCGTTCCATCTCGTCATCTAAATTCGACTGAAATGGATCGACATTGACTGGCAGTTTAGATTCGCGCCAGAGGTAGTAAAAAACATCCTCGTAGGCAGGCTCAATAAACTTATCAGCAAGTCCTAAATTTTTGGAGAGGGTATAAACAAATTTTTCTGCATCTTTGTTGGTATAGGTAATGGGATCGCGCTCATCAGCAAAGAGTTTTGAGTTTTTCCAGATAGCGTGACCATCAGCCCTCCAGTAAATAGAAAGTGCCCAGCGAGGCAACTGTTCACCTGGATACCATTTGCCTTGTCCAAAGTGCAAGAAACCACCATCACCATATTGTTTGCGTAAGCGCTCTACTAAATCTGTTGCATAACCACGCTTTGTAGGGCCTAGTGCATCGACATTCCACTCGCGCTCATCACGACCATTGATAGAAACGAAGGTTGGCTCTCCGCCCATAGTTAGACGTACATCACCAGCTTCTAATTTCTGATCAACTTTATGACCAAGCTCCACAATGGCTTGCCATTGTTCTTCTGTATAGGGTTTTGTCACTCGAGGTGATTCATAAATCCTTGTGACTTCCATCGTGTGCTTAAAGTCTACTTCGCACTTATCAACACCACCTTCAATTGGAGCTGCACCTGAAGGTTCTGGGGTGCAGGCAACTGGAATATGGCCTTCACCGGCAAATAGTCCAGAGGTTGGATCTAAACCAATCCAGCCTGCACCAGGCAAATAGACTTCGCACCATGCATGCAGATCTGTGAAGTCCACCTCTGTGCCACTAGGGCCATCTAAGGCTTTGACATCTGGCTTTAATTGAATGAGATAACCAGACACAAAGCGCGCAGCCAAACCGCTCAGGCGTAATAAATTCACCATTAACCATGCTGAATCACGACAGGATCCGCTTTGTAAATCTAGAGTCTCATCGGGAGTCTGAACGCCAGGCTCCATGCGAATGAGGTAATTAATGTCGTGTTGAACTTTTTGATTTAGCTTGACTAAAAAATCAATCGTTCGCATTTTGCTGCGATCGATAGTTTTTAAATACTTATTTAAAGTAGCGTTGCGCATCTTACCTAGGTAGGGGTGCAATTCTTTCTTTAATTCTGAGTTATAGCTAAACGGATAGTTCTCAGCGTCAGGTTCCAAGAAGAAATCAAAAGGGTTGTATACCGCCATCTCAGTCACAAGATCAACGGTTACCTTAAATTTCTTTACCTTTTCAGGAAAAACTAGACGTGCTTGATAGTTGGCATAAGGGTCTTGCTGCCAGTTAACAAAATGTCCTTCAGGCTCCACCTTGAGTGAGTAAGAAAGAATATGACTGCGGCAATGCGGGGCAGGCCGTAATCGTACTATTTGTGGCCCTAGTTCCACTAGGCGGTCATAGCTGTATGCGGTGACGTGATGGAGCGCAGCATGTATAGACATGCTTTAAAGTCTATAAGTTCACTACAAGGGTGCATTACTGCTTGGCACAAGACTAGTGCGGTAAATGTGAATATGCCCAAAATCGGGCAAAAGACGTCAAAAATAGGGCATAGAAGTCAGGTTGCCGAATACAGAAGGAATAAGTTGTAGCTGTACTCCTTCTGAAAACGGATATGCCTAAGCAAACTACCTTGACGATCAGCAGCAAAAACTATTCATCATGGTCTTTGCGGGGTTGGCTCATGCTCAAACTCTCTGGCTTGCCATTTCAAGAAATAGTGGTGTCGCCGGATGATGTGGATAACAGAGCAGAGTTGTTACTTCTCTCCCCTTCAATTCTGGTTCCTCGGTTAGATCATGATGGATGTCGAGTTTGGGACACTATGGCTATTGGCGAATATTTGAATGAGCTTAAGCCAGGCTCTCATTTATTGCCAAAAGATCCGATTGCTAGAGCACATTGTCGCTCTGTATGCGGGGAGATGCACTCTGGATTCTCGGCTCTGCGTGCTTCATTGCCCATGAATATCAAGGCGAAGTTTGCCTCATTTAAGATTTGGTCAAAAGCACAAATTGATATCAATCGCATTGTGGTCGTTTGGCAAGACTGTCTTACAAGCTATGGCGGTCCATTTCTGTTTGGCAAAGAGCCCACACTAGCCGATGCTATGTTTGCACCGGTAGTCACCAGATTCCTGACTTATCACGTAGCGCTTGATAAGGCATGTGAGAAGTACTGTGATCACATCATGGCAATGCCTGAGATGAGGGAATGGGTGATGGGCGCCCTTGAAGAACCCGATGATATTGAAGAACTTGAAGTGGAGTTTTGATCATGAATGCACCCGTTAAATTTAAAAGTGATACTGATTTTTCTCATGTAAAGCCAGCAGATACGCAGTTTTTGCCTGGAGGCTTAAGAGACTTTTTCTTATACCGCGATTTGGGAGTGGCAAAAGCAACCAAGGGAAAAGTAATTGCCCATTTGGTTAAAGCCAATAAACCACCAGTTGATGGTACTGGCTGGCACTATCACGTAGCTGAATTTCAAATTGTCATCATGAACAAGGGTTGGGCAAAGTTCATGTATGAAGATAAGGTCACATTAGTTGAGGCCGGCGATGTCGTGCATCAAATGCCTGGGATTACTCACTATCTATTTGATTACTCGCCAGATATGGAGTATCTAGAAATTGTAGGACCTGCGGATTTTGAAACGGTTCCAGTGGCTAAGGGGCCAGCAGATGTTCCTGGAGTTACCCCATGGAAGTCTTGAGTAAGAATTCACTGACCTCCGATTTTACGGTGCTGTTTCAGCGGATTATGACGTTGGCAGAGGAGCTTGATGGCATGCGCGAGTATTACCGCGATCTTTATAAGAAGATTGAGGCGGATGAATTCACGGATGTAGATATACAAGAGTTAGACCTTCTTAAAATCTTTAACGTTGCGGGTTTTGTCAATCTATCCATTATTTCTGCACAAGCAGCACAAACAGCAGCAATCATTGCGAATGATGTTTCCCTAAGCAGGGTATTTGATCCTACTTTAAAAACCACTGAGAGAGCACTGCGTCACATTGAGAGTGGTGCGTATAAATGATGTACAAGGCTTACCAAACCTTTGCAAACCTGCATGATCCTATTCGCATATTTGCGAAAGCATCAGAGCGAGTTTCTAATAATTGGTTTGGGAATCTCAGCTTAAATCCGTTACAACGGCTCTCGGCGCACTATGAGCAAATTGCATTGCTTGGTTTTACGCATACCAGACCAGACTTTAAGATTGATTCGGTAATCGACTCGTTTGGTATAGAGCAAGCTGTAAGAGAAGAAAAGGTGTATTCAACCCATTTTTGTGATTTGGTGCGCTTTAATAAACCTGTTATTGAGGGTCAGCCAAAGATATTGTTGGTAGCGCCTATGTCAGGGCACTTTGCCACTCTTTTGGCGGGCACTATTAGAACTCTATTACGAGATCATGATGTGTATGTCACTGATTGGCTCAATATTCGCGATGTTCCACAGAGTTGTGGCGAATTTGAATTCGATTCTTATGTAGAACATATTATTCATTTTCTGCAGTTTATTGGTCCGCAAACTCATCTCATGGCAGTGTGTCAGCCAACGGTAGCCTGCCTTGCTGCTACAGCAATCATGTCTGAAGATAAAAGTCCTGATGCTCCCGCAAGTTTGACACTCATGGCTGGCCCAATTGATGTCAGTCAAAGTCCTACCAAGGTAAATGAGTTAGCAAGTAGCAAGCCGATATCATGGTTTGAAGAAAAGCTTATTGGAGAGATACCAAAACCTTTTGGAGGCGCAGGTCGAAAAGTATATCCAGGCTTTTTGCAGCTAATGGCATTTATGAGTATGAATCCAGATCGTCATGCGGAATCGTTTCGTAAACTCTACGAATATCGTATTAGTGGTGAGACCGAGAAAGCTGACGCTATTCATGAATTTTATGAAGAGTACTTCGCCATTATGGATTTATCTGCCAACTTTTACCTGCAAACAATTCAAAAAGTTTTTATGGATCGAGACCTTACTTTAGGAAAGTTAACTTATCAAGGCAGATTAGTGAATCCAAAGCTGATAAAAAAGACATTTCTCCTGACGGTGGAAGGTGAAAGAGATGATATTTGTGGCATAGGGCAAACATTAGCTGCCCAAGACCTTTGTAGTGGTCTGCCGGGCTACATGAAGTCACACCATCTTCAGGCTGGTGTGGGGCATTACGGTGTATTTAACGGTAAGCGCTGGGATACACAAATATATCCCGTTGTTCGTAACCACATTCAATCGGCTCTTTAAATCGGGAGGGAATCATGGTTGTCTATATCACTAACGGAATAGTTGCGAGAATGCGGCGCAATGATGGAACTGATAGGGGCTCTCTTGCGCTTCAACCTGGAAAATATGTTGCAAACAAAATCAATGATGGCTCATTAGAAATTTTGCAGGATGCAGGAGAACCTGTTTACTTGCTGCCTTTTATTTGGTGGGAAAAGATGGAATTAGGGGATCTTTTGATTGCGGCATAAAAGGTTTTATAAATGAATTATCAGTACATCAAAATTAAACAAGCAGAATTGATTGCGACAATTCGATTCAATCACTACAGCAAAAGAAATGCGTTGAGTGAATGTTTAATCGAAGAGATACATCATGCGCTTGAACTTTTTAGTAAAGAGGATGTACGTGTCTTAGTGCTTCGATCTGATAAAAAGAATAAGGTATGGTCTGCTGGTCATGATGTAATGGAGCTCCCAAGATCTGAGCGTGACCCTCTTCCAGCAGATGATCCCGTTATGGTTCTGCTTAAATCTATTAGGGCTTTTAGGGCGCCAGTAATTGCCATGGTTGATGGTTCTGTTTGGGGCGCATCTACAGATCTGATTATGAGTTGCGATATAGCAATAGGAGACCATGATTCGACATTCGCAATTACGCCCGCAAAACTAGGTCTTCCATACACGGCAAGTGGTATCTTGCACTTCATGTCAAGAATGCCCCTTAATGTAGTTAAGGAAATGTTTTTAACGGCAGATCCAATTGGTGCTGACAGAGCATTACAGATTGGTATTCTTAATCACCTTTATGTATCAGGCGAGTTGGAAGCCAAGACATACCAAATGGCGAAAACCATAGCGTCCAGATCCCCACAAGCTAATTCAGTCCTCAAAGCTCAGGCGCAAATGTTATCGGATGCGGCTGTTCTGAATCCTACAGTATTCGAGCATCTGCAGTCTTTACGCAAGAATGTTTATATGGGTAGCGACTACAAGGAGGGGATTACGGCTTTCCTTGAAAAGCGGGAGCCTGTTTTTGGCCAAGCTGCTGAGTAGGGTTCTGTGTTGATGGATCGACAATCTCTAATTGAATTTAGCTATATCAGTAGAGCGAAAGATCCATTCTCAAAACTGCAATTAGTTCAGCTATTTGATAAAGCATTTAATTTCAACACTGCAAATAGAATTACCGGCGTCTTATTCTATGAAAATCGATATTTTGCTCAAATATTAGAAGGTACTAGGGAAGACATTTCTCATTTGTGGAAGCAAATACAAAACGATAGTCGTCATGTCATTATTCGTGAATTAGATTTTCGGGAGATTGATGAGCGAGCATTCCCTAGTTGGGGTATGCGATTCTTTGGGGCCGATCGAATTGCGAAATATACCCCAAATTTGAAGCAGCATCTTAATGGCTTACCGGAGAATGACTCTAAGCTCTTGACCTTAATGCGTTCGGTTGCTGCTTTGGATAAAACATGAAAAAGCCCCAAGATTTCTCATGGAGCTTTTGTATAACTGGTAGGTCGCACGAGATTCCAACTGGTGACGAAGGAGTTAAATAACTCTGCAAGCAATCGCTCGGAAAGGGGGTCTAATTGAGCTTTTGACGAGTGCATTGATGGAGGTCAATGCATTTCGGAGGGTAAATGCCTATGATCTATCAATGAAAGTTTATTCACTACGATTGTTATGGGTCCTATTTGGATCTTTTATTGCCATTGGTTTAGCTTTACTTATTACAAAGGCAAATTCTCCGCTATTGCTGGCCTCCCTTGGTGGAACAACTTTGTTTTTATTTGCACTCACGGGGGCGCCGGCTGCTCAACCTAGGGCGGTATTTGGTGCGCACTTGATCAGTAGTTTGATTGGCATTTTGGCATATCAATTGCTTGGGGATGCTTTTTGGGTTTATGTTCTCGCCTTGATTATTACCATTGCGATCCTATTGCTCACTAGGTGTGTGCATCCTCCAGCGGGCGCAAATCCGCTGATTATGATCCAAGCCCATGCTGGCTTTATTCATCTTGGTGTCACTGTGATGGCTGGAGTATCGATCATTTTCTTGACTGCAATGATCTGGAGTCGCCTCGGAATTGGATCAAAAAAGTATCCTGTTTCATGGACGCAACCATCGCCCCCAACTCATAATTGGGGTATTTGGGACGATTGACTAGATTTCCCTTAACAGGGCAAAAATCAGAAACCGTAGTCGCTCAGGCCTGGATGATTATCCGGTCTTCTACCGAGAGGCCAAAAAAATTTCCGCTCAGACTCTTTGATTGGTAGGTCATTGATGCTAGCAAAGCGACGCATCATAAAGCCATTTTCATTAAATTCCCAATTCTCGTTACCAAAACTTCGCGTCCAGTTTCCTGAGTCATCATGGCACTCGTAGGCAAACCTGACCGCAATTCGATTATCAGTAAACGCCCAAAGTTCTTTAATTAATCGGTAATCCAATTCTTTCGCCCATTTGCGGTGAAGAAATTCTTTTACTTGCTCGCGCCCAATTGGAAATTCAGCGCGATTTCTCCAAATGGTATCTTCTGTATAGACCAGCGAAACTTTTTCAGGATCCCGAGTATTCCATGCATCCTCAGCCATCCTAATTTTTTGAATGGCCGTCTCTCTTGTGAATGGCGGGAGAGGTAATTTTTTTTCCATTTTTAGCTCCATTAATCATAATTATTTCAATATGGATATATGATGATCCATAAATTGTTAATTGTTTGTAATTTTGCATGCTACAAAAATTTATTGCTAAGTTAAATTCTTATCTTGATCGTATAGCGCCTGGCCAGCCTGTAGTTCAATGGCGAAGAGCCTTGGTAATATCGGCTGGCGTTGGCATTGCAGTACTTGCTATTGAATTCATGAATCTCGCTTATGGCACTCTTGGTGTTAGTGAGTCAATGGTGCTTGCTGTCTTTGGGGTGACTGCCTTGTTGATATTCCTATTTCCAAATAGCATGATGTATTCACCGTTAACAATATTGGAGGCAAACTTATTTGCCTCATTTGTTGCTCTAACCTGTGTATACATAATACCCATACCAATATTGGGGCTTATTATTTGTATGTTATGCACTACTTTAGGGCTTTATCTCCTAAATTGCATCCACCCACCAGCTTTTTTTCTAGGGGTGGTTATAGTGATGGCGGGAGTAGATAGTTTGGACTTTGCCTTCTATCCACTTATGGTCGACTCCCTCTTATTATCTTTGGCAAGCTACCTCTATCGGTCTTACTTGAATCGTTGATTAAAACTTCAAGAAAATCAGGCCAATAAAAATACAGTTTTGGTGCATACGATTTTTCTATGAGTTCTTTTGGTGCATTTCCTCGGGATTAACCCAAAGCGTTTTATTCAGAATGGATTCATGTAGTCAGCTGAATAAAAAACATGAGGAGATTGAAATGAATTCATACCGCCCATTTGACCCAGATAGGCCTTTGTTTACTAGTCGCTGTAGTTGTGGGCGTCATGCATCCGACGCTGAGCATGCTTTAGAGCTATCGGCAAAAA contains these protein-coding regions:
- a CDS encoding DUF2126 domain-containing protein, with protein sequence MSIHAALHHVTAYSYDRLVELGPQIVRLRPAPHCRSHILSYSLKVEPEGHFVNWQQDPYANYQARLVFPEKVKKFKVTVDLVTEMAVYNPFDFFLEPDAENYPFSYNSELKKELHPYLGKMRNATLNKYLKTIDRSKMRTIDFLVKLNQKVQHDINYLIRMEPGVQTPDETLDLQSGSCRDSAWLMVNLLRLSGLAARFVSGYLIQLKPDVKALDGPSGTEVDFTDLHAWCEVYLPGAGWIGLDPTSGLFAGEGHIPVACTPEPSGAAPIEGGVDKCEVDFKHTMEVTRIYESPRVTKPYTEEQWQAIVELGHKVDQKLEAGDVRLTMGGEPTFVSINGRDEREWNVDALGPTKRGYATDLVERLRKQYGDGGFLHFGQGKWYPGEQLPRWALSIYWRADGHAIWKNSKLFADERDPITYTNKDAEKFVYTLSKNLGLADKFIEPAYEDVFYYLWRESKLPVNVDPFQSNLDDEMERTRLKRVFTQKLDSVIGYVLPIEAGQAQNYFDTHWKTGPWFYREDRLYLLPGDSPMGYRLPLDSLPWTSKADYPYMIEQDPFAPRPPLRTSAPVVQQHQTLIKKSLGPSSGSGNSIWSQSQESRSPLRQESAAWITRTALCVETRDPMRANGPDAENKHGGKNGALYVFMPPLARLEDYLNLLEAVEATADQLQFQIVIEGYPPPLDPRLKILQVTPDPGVIEVNIHPAHNWNELVEHTEFLYQAAFESRLSAEKFMTDGRHTGTGGGNHFVMGGATPVDSPFLRKPELLASLILYWHNHPSLSYLFSGMFIGPTSQAPRVDEARNDQLYELEIALKEIHENRKKYGASMPPWLVDRTLRNILIDVTGNTHRSEFCIDKMYSPDSQTGRLGLLELRAFEMPPHARMSIVQQLLIRALIARFWDEPYLAPATRWGTELHDRCLLPTFIKMDFDDVIEEMQRHGYDFKPEWFAPHLEFRFPLIGQIQTMGTEITIRNGLEPWHVMGEESTGGGTARYVDSSIERIEVRVTGLNQSRYTITCNGKPLPLQPTGTAGEYVAGVRYKAWNPPSSLHPSIGVHAPLTLDVVDTWMKRSVGGCQYHVAHPGGRNYDTFPVNAYEAESRRLARFFRMGHTPGPIEGVQSNIEISASKEFPFTLDMRR
- a CDS encoding glutathione S-transferase family protein, producing MPKQTTLTISSKNYSSWSLRGWLMLKLSGLPFQEIVVSPDDVDNRAELLLLSPSILVPRLDHDGCRVWDTMAIGEYLNELKPGSHLLPKDPIARAHCRSVCGEMHSGFSALRASLPMNIKAKFASFKIWSKAQIDINRIVVVWQDCLTSYGGPFLFGKEPTLADAMFAPVVTRFLTYHVALDKACEKYCDHIMAMPEMREWVMGALEEPDDIEELEVEF
- a CDS encoding cupin domain-containing protein, with the protein product MNAPVKFKSDTDFSHVKPADTQFLPGGLRDFFLYRDLGVAKATKGKVIAHLVKANKPPVDGTGWHYHVAEFQIVIMNKGWAKFMYEDKVTLVEAGDVVHQMPGITHYLFDYSPDMEYLEIVGPADFETVPVAKGPADVPGVTPWKS
- a CDS encoding polyhydroxyalkanoate depolymerase; its protein translation is MMYKAYQTFANLHDPIRIFAKASERVSNNWFGNLSLNPLQRLSAHYEQIALLGFTHTRPDFKIDSVIDSFGIEQAVREEKVYSTHFCDLVRFNKPVIEGQPKILLVAPMSGHFATLLAGTIRTLLRDHDVYVTDWLNIRDVPQSCGEFEFDSYVEHIIHFLQFIGPQTHLMAVCQPTVACLAATAIMSEDKSPDAPASLTLMAGPIDVSQSPTKVNELASSKPISWFEEKLIGEIPKPFGGAGRKVYPGFLQLMAFMSMNPDRHAESFRKLYEYRISGETEKADAIHEFYEEYFAIMDLSANFYLQTIQKVFMDRDLTLGKLTYQGRLVNPKLIKKTFLLTVEGERDDICGIGQTLAAQDLCSGLPGYMKSHHLQAGVGHYGVFNGKRWDTQIYPVVRNHIQSAL
- the scpB gene encoding methylmalonyl-CoA decarboxylase — translated: MNYQYIKIKQAELIATIRFNHYSKRNALSECLIEEIHHALELFSKEDVRVLVLRSDKKNKVWSAGHDVMELPRSERDPLPADDPVMVLLKSIRAFRAPVIAMVDGSVWGASTDLIMSCDIAIGDHDSTFAITPAKLGLPYTASGILHFMSRMPLNVVKEMFLTADPIGADRALQIGILNHLYVSGELEAKTYQMAKTIASRSPQANSVLKAQAQMLSDAAVLNPTVFEHLQSLRKNVYMGSDYKEGITAFLEKREPVFGQAAE
- a CDS encoding BLUF domain-containing protein yields the protein MDRQSLIEFSYISRAKDPFSKLQLVQLFDKAFNFNTANRITGVLFYENRYFAQILEGTREDISHLWKQIQNDSRHVIIRELDFREIDERAFPSWGMRFFGADRIAKYTPNLKQHLNGLPENDSKLLTLMRSVAALDKT
- a CDS encoding HPP family protein, which encodes MKVYSLRLLWVLFGSFIAIGLALLITKANSPLLLASLGGTTLFLFALTGAPAAQPRAVFGAHLISSLIGILAYQLLGDAFWVYVLALIITIAILLLTRCVHPPAGANPLIMIQAHAGFIHLGVTVMAGVSIIFLTAMIWSRLGIGSKKYPVSWTQPSPPTHNWGIWDD
- a CDS encoding nuclear transport factor 2 family protein; translated protein: MEKKLPLPPFTRETAIQKIRMAEDAWNTRDPEKVSLVYTEDTIWRNRAEFPIGREQVKEFLHRKWAKELDYRLIKELWAFTDNRIAVRFAYECHDDSGNWTRSFGNENWEFNENGFMMRRFASINDLPIKESERKFFWPLGRRPDNHPGLSDYGF
- a CDS encoding HPP family protein is translated as MLQKFIAKLNSYLDRIAPGQPVVQWRRALVISAGVGIAVLAIEFMNLAYGTLGVSESMVLAVFGVTALLIFLFPNSMMYSPLTILEANLFASFVALTCVYIIPIPILGLIICMLCTTLGLYLLNCIHPPAFFLGVVIVMAGVDSLDFAFYPLMVDSLLLSLASYLYRSYLNR